In Trueperaceae bacterium, a genomic segment contains:
- a CDS encoding serine/threonine-protein kinase: MSDRTPAHVPTGYSVLTELGSGQTAHVFLAQHASWGKVALKLPREELASQPVLRRMFENEVQITLGLSHPNVVSGLDGAPTGAKAFLVLEYCSQGTLGDLLLEQRHVPLERARQLIVDVARGLEHSHSRQVLHRDVKPANVFLTGEGSAKLGDFGTGMHIGDDSWERVGTAFYMAPEIFEGQPPTVQSDIYSLGILAYEVMAGVRPFQGESYEDLMMAHLSAFPKALSHLREEISREESKVIAQAMARDPGRRYRTVQEFRKAFMAAARLTEPERQPAELTGRASRKRKPAPEEADEDKREKRGTGLFGWLRKKRES, encoded by the coding sequence ATGTCTGACCGAACGCCCGCCCACGTGCCAACCGGATACAGCGTGCTCACCGAGCTCGGTTCGGGGCAGACGGCCCACGTCTTCCTCGCACAGCACGCCAGTTGGGGCAAGGTCGCCCTCAAGCTTCCGCGGGAGGAGCTCGCCTCGCAGCCGGTTCTGCGGCGGATGTTCGAGAACGAGGTGCAGATCACCCTGGGCCTGAGCCACCCTAACGTCGTGTCGGGCCTCGACGGGGCGCCCACCGGAGCCAAGGCGTTCCTCGTGCTCGAGTACTGCTCGCAGGGCACTCTGGGCGACCTGCTCCTGGAGCAGAGGCATGTTCCTCTGGAGCGTGCTCGTCAGCTCATAGTCGACGTCGCCCGGGGGCTCGAGCACAGCCACTCGCGTCAGGTGCTGCACCGTGACGTGAAACCGGCGAACGTGTTCCTGACGGGCGAGGGTAGCGCCAAACTGGGCGATTTCGGGACCGGCATGCATATCGGCGACGATAGTTGGGAACGGGTGGGAACGGCCTTCTACATGGCCCCCGAGATCTTCGAGGGTCAACCGCCGACGGTACAGAGCGACATCTACAGCCTCGGGATCCTCGCCTACGAGGTGATGGCTGGCGTCAGGCCCTTCCAGGGGGAGTCGTACGAGGATCTGATGATGGCCCACCTGTCCGCATTCCCGAAAGCCCTTTCCCACCTGCGTGAGGAGATCAGCCGCGAAGAATCGAAGGTCATCGCCCAGGCGATGGCGAGAGATCCGGGGCGCCGCTACAGGACGGTCCAGGAGTTCCGCAAAGCGTTCATGGCGGCGGCGCGACTGACCGAACCGGAGAGGCAGCCGGCCGAGCTCACCGGCCGGGCCAGCCGCAAGCGCAAGCCTGCTCCCGAGGAAGCCGACGAAGACAAGCGCGAGAAGCGCGGCACGGGGCTGTTCGGCTGGCTCAGGAAGAAGCGGGAGAGCTGA